A genome region from Methanobrevibacter sp. includes the following:
- the rnz gene encoding ribonuclease Z, translating to MEIIFLGTSSAVHSYTRNHPAIVLKAFGETMLFDCGEGTQRQLIFAKVSPMKISKIFISHYHGDHILGLPGLLQSMNFRGRENKLTIYGPKGLDNLKNMIFGLGYSKIEFPIEFIEIGSQTIESCDEYIIKSQMVNHNVPSLAYSLEEIKKPRFLRQKAIELGVPEGPDFGRLHNGEEIEVEGKIIKPEQVLGPPRKGNKLTYSGDTAPCEEMISFAEDSTLLIHESTYVSEDADKAEENFHSTSADAAKIAKLSNTKQLVLTHFSTRYTTTDTLIKEAKEIFEKTRLAKDFMRIEI from the coding sequence ATGGAAATTATATTTTTAGGAACATCCTCAGCAGTGCATTCATATACAAGAAATCATCCTGCAATTGTTTTAAAAGCATTTGGAGAAACCATGTTATTTGATTGTGGTGAGGGAACACAAAGACAGCTAATTTTTGCTAAAGTAAGCCCTATGAAAATATCCAAAATATTTATTAGCCATTATCATGGCGACCATATTTTAGGCCTTCCGGGACTCCTGCAATCTATGAATTTTAGAGGAAGGGAGAATAAATTAACTATATACGGTCCGAAAGGATTGGATAACTTAAAAAATATGATATTTGGACTGGGATATTCTAAAATTGAATTTCCAATTGAATTTATCGAAATTGGCTCACAGACCATTGAAAGCTGTGACGAATATATTATTAAGTCCCAGATGGTCAATCACAATGTTCCAAGCTTAGCATATTCCCTTGAAGAAATTAAAAAACCCAGATTTCTTCGCCAAAAAGCTATTGAATTAGGCGTGCCTGAAGGACCTGATTTTGGGCGCCTGCACAATGGTGAGGAAATTGAAGTTGAAGGAAAAATCATTAAACCGGAACAGGTATTGGGCCCTCCAAGAAAAGGCAATAAATTAACTTATTCAGGAGACACCGCCCCTTGTGAAGAGATGATTTCATTTGCTGAAGATTCAACACTACTTATTCATGAATCAACATATGTAAGTGAAGATGCCGACAAAGCAGAGGAGAATTTCCATTCAACATCTGCAGATGCTGCAAAAATAGCCAAATTATCAAATACAAAACAGCTGGTTCTAACCCACTTCAGCACCAGATACACAACAACAGACACTTTAATTAAAGAAGCAAAAGAAATTTTTGAAAAAACCAGATTAGCAAAAGATTTTATGAGAATAGAGATTTAA
- the carA gene encoding glutamine-hydrolyzing carbamoyl-phosphate synthase small subunit, whose translation MVKMAKLALEDGTVLRGESFGYETTKLGELVFSTGMGGYTESLTDPSFKGEILMSTYPLEGNHGVSEKWYQSDKIQVEGFVCREVCREVSNFGPQKTLDDFLKEFKTPGISGIDTRDLTLKIREKGSLKAAITTEDISDDKLLEMARAQPSIEDKDVVPLVSTKEIKVFNEDADKKVALIDCGVKKNIINSFLERDIGVVLFPYDTDYKTVLDYSPRGLMITSGPGNPDRVSETIETMKKLSNRLPIFGICMGQQLIAKSFGAKSYKMKFGHRGENQPVKDLKTGKVFITSQNHGFTIDKQSLNETDLVLTQINLNDGTPEGISHKELPLHCIQYHPEAGPGPNDTRDIFDKFNQMMGEY comes from the coding sequence ATGGTGAAAATGGCTAAATTAGCTTTGGAAGATGGTACTGTTTTAAGAGGAGAATCATTCGGTTATGAAACCACTAAATTAGGAGAACTTGTTTTTTCAACAGGTATGGGTGGTTATACTGAATCTTTAACTGATCCGTCTTTTAAAGGAGAAATTTTAATGTCCACTTATCCCTTAGAAGGTAATCATGGTGTAAGTGAGAAGTGGTATCAGTCAGATAAAATTCAAGTAGAAGGATTTGTTTGTCGTGAAGTCTGTCGTGAGGTTTCCAATTTCGGGCCTCAAAAAACATTGGACGATTTTTTAAAAGAATTTAAAACTCCGGGAATCAGCGGAATTGATACCCGTGATTTAACACTTAAAATTCGTGAAAAAGGTTCACTTAAAGCAGCAATAACAACTGAAGATATCTCTGATGACAAATTGCTTGAAATGGCGCGTGCACAACCAAGTATTGAAGATAAGGATGTTGTTCCTTTAGTTTCTACTAAAGAGATTAAAGTTTTCAATGAAGATGCTGATAAAAAGGTTGCTTTAATTGATTGCGGTGTTAAAAAGAACATTATTAACTCATTTTTAGAAAGGGATATTGGTGTTGTTTTATTCCCTTACGATACTGATTATAAAACTGTTTTGGATTATTCTCCAAGGGGATTAATGATTACCTCAGGACCTGGAAATCCTGACAGGGTGTCTGAAACTATTGAAACTATGAAAAAATTATCCAACAGACTGCCGATTTTCGGCATCTGTATGGGTCAACAGTTAATTGCTAAATCCTTTGGAGCAAAATCATATAAGATGAAATTTGGACACAGGGGAGAAAATCAGCCGGTTAAAGATTTAAAAACAGGAAAGGTATTTATTACTTCACAAAACCATGGATTTACCATAGATAAGCAGTCATTAAATGAAACTGATTTGGTTTTAACTCAAATTAACTTAAATGATGGAACTCCGGAAGGAATTTCTCATAAAGAATTGCCATTACATTGTATACAGTACCATCCTGAAGCAGGACCAGGTCCAAATGATACAAGAGATATTTTTGACAAATTTAATCAGATGATGGGTGAATATTAA
- the nadC gene encoding carboxylating nicotinate-nucleotide diphosphorylase has product MDKIIEYMLDEDKGFGDITSEAIVENDLEVDAYIISKDEGILAGMGIIKELFEEHGIEVTFWLNDGCEISKNDLLMSLKGDARTILLLERTALNLSMRMSGVASAANYYSNLVKDYDVRIAGTRKTSPAIAKFDKYALKVGGADTHRFGLDDMVLIKDNHIAVSKSPLDALLKAKENTSFSKKIEIEVETLSDAVECVKNKADIVMLDNMGGDEVKNVIKELERLDIRQNSLIEVSGGITEDNIMDYVEYGVDIISIGALTHSSRSLNFSMKIK; this is encoded by the coding sequence TTGGATAAAATTATTGAATATATGCTTGATGAAGATAAAGGATTTGGAGATATTACTTCTGAAGCTATTGTAGAAAATGATTTGGAAGTTGATGCATATATTATTTCAAAAGATGAAGGTATTTTGGCAGGAATGGGCATTATTAAAGAATTATTTGAAGAACATGGGATTGAAGTCACATTCTGGTTAAATGACGGGTGTGAAATTTCAAAAAATGACTTATTGATGTCTCTAAAAGGTGATGCGCGAACTATTCTGCTTCTTGAACGAACTGCACTAAATCTGTCAATGAGGATGAGTGGTGTGGCCAGCGCTGCTAATTATTATTCTAATTTAGTTAAGGATTATGATGTTAGAATAGCTGGAACTCGCAAAACTTCTCCTGCAATAGCTAAATTTGATAAGTATGCTTTAAAAGTGGGCGGAGCCGATACTCATCGTTTTGGTTTGGATGATATGGTTTTGATTAAGGACAATCATATTGCAGTCTCTAAATCTCCGTTGGATGCTCTTTTAAAAGCAAAAGAAAACACTAGCTTTTCTAAAAAAATTGAAATTGAAGTTGAAACATTGTCTGATGCTGTTGAATGTGTAAAAAATAAGGCAGATATTGTCATGCTTGATAATATGGGTGGGGATGAAGTTAAAAATGTCATCAAAGAGCTTGAAAGATTAGACATTCGTCAAAACTCTTTAATTGAAGTGTCTGGCGGTATTACTGAAGATAATATTATGGATTATGTTGAATATGGTGTGGACATTATTTCAATTGGTGCTTTGACCCATTCATCAAGAAGTCTAAATTTCAGCATGAAAATTAAATAG